The Deinococcus budaensis genome includes a window with the following:
- a CDS encoding flavodoxin family protein — MNTLVVYDSQHGNTERVVQAIGRALGTPGEAQAVRVGEVSPGRLTGLELLVGSPTQRFRPTPAITGWLRSIPANGLGGAGVAAFDTRIPVAEAGSVLPGFFARLAGPGAYAAQHIAEGVSPPR; from the coding sequence ATGAACACCCTGGTCGTCTACGACTCGCAGCACGGCAACACGGAGCGGGTCGTGCAGGCCATCGGGCGCGCGCTGGGTACCCCAGGGGAGGCCCAGGCCGTGCGCGTGGGTGAGGTCTCCCCGGGACGCTTGACGGGCTTGGAGCTGCTCGTCGGCTCCCCGACCCAGCGGTTCCGGCCCACACCCGCCATCACCGGGTGGCTGCGGTCCATTCCGGCGAATGGACTCGGGGGCGCTGGCGTGGCCGCCTTCGACACCCGCATCCCGGTGGCGGAGGCGGGGTCCGTCCTCCCGGGTTTCTTCGCCCGCCTCGCCGGGCCGGGAGCCTACGCGGCCCAGCACATCGCGGAAGGCGTTTCACCGCCCCGCTGA
- a CDS encoding phosphoenolpyruvate carboxykinase domain-containing protein: MSQCPSADPAYDDSAGVPIEAFIFGGQRSTAMPLGYQSFNWTYGVYAAATMGSETTAAALGATGEVRRDPFTMLPFVGYHMADYFNHWLDFGRHLPNPPRVFLVNWFRRGDGGQFLWPGFGENMRVLKGVVDRAHGRAAAIEGPLGWMPRYGDLDWRGLDFSEEQFNTLISVNRGVWQRELTEHDALFTRLYDQLPKEFLFIRGLVVSGLWRAPEHWGPGRPRNG; encoded by the coding sequence CTGAGCCAGTGCCCCTCGGCGGACCCCGCCTACGACGACTCGGCGGGCGTGCCCATCGAGGCTTTCATCTTCGGCGGGCAGCGCAGCACGGCGATGCCGCTGGGGTACCAGTCCTTCAACTGGACCTACGGGGTGTACGCCGCCGCCACGATGGGCAGCGAGACCACTGCCGCCGCGCTGGGCGCCACCGGGGAGGTCCGGCGCGACCCCTTTACGATGCTGCCTTTCGTCGGCTACCACATGGCCGACTACTTCAACCATTGGCTGGACTTTGGGCGTCACCTGCCGAACCCGCCGCGCGTCTTCCTCGTGAACTGGTTTCGCCGGGGCGACGGGGGGCAGTTCCTGTGGCCGGGCTTCGGCGAGAACATGCGGGTGCTGAAGGGGGTCGTGGACCGGGCCCACGGCCGCGCCGCTGCCATCGAGGGGCCGCTGGGCTGGATGCCCCGCTACGGCGACCTCGACTGGCGCGGGCTGGACTTCAGCGAGGAGCAGTTCAACACCCTGATAAGCGTGAACCGGGGCGTGTGGCAGCGCGAGCTGACCGAGCACGACGCCCTGTTCACCCGCCTGTACGACCAGCTGCCCAAGGAGTTTCTCTTTATCCGCGGGCTGGTCGTGTCGGGGCTGTGGCGGGCGCCGGAACACTGGGGGCCGGGACGGCCCCGCAACGGGTGA
- a CDS encoding SLC13 family permease produces the protein MTLALLALLVLGATLFLGIVRTDLNVGLLGLAAAFAVGGWGAGLAPAEIARLFPSTLVLTVIGVSLLFGLAGGNGTLDVLTGGLLRAAGPSGQRLPLTFFGLAFALSALGPGNIAAVALLAPVALPAAVRAGVSPLLMAILLCTGANAGTFSPVAVTGSLNVTLLEGLGLNDPALPLTVFAGVAALQSLSAGLAYLLLGGLRVRAGAGGTADPPDVPPLTPVRRLTLAVLAAFLVLVVLLGVNAAAAAFVLASLLTLLRAGDAESAVRDLPWGVILLVGGIGTLVNLLEGTGSLDLATDLLARLAAPGLFHALLAFVAGLLSLGSSSSGVVMPLLVPLVPDLLHKVGAGSLVGGVIAVDVGSHMVDVSPLSTLGALCLAALPAEVDRARVFRLLLAWGLAMAVLGAGLAWVLLDLL, from the coding sequence ATGACCCTCGCCCTCCTCGCGCTGCTGGTGCTGGGCGCCACGCTGTTTCTCGGGATCGTCCGGACGGACCTCAACGTGGGCCTGCTGGGGCTGGCGGCGGCGTTCGCCGTCGGCGGCTGGGGCGCCGGGTTGGCCCCGGCCGAGATCGCCAGGCTCTTCCCGTCCACCCTGGTCCTCACGGTGATTGGCGTCTCGCTGCTGTTCGGGCTCGCGGGGGGCAACGGCACGCTGGATGTCCTGACCGGGGGGCTGCTGCGCGCGGCCGGGCCCAGCGGGCAGCGCCTGCCCCTCACATTTTTCGGACTGGCCTTCGCGCTGTCCGCGCTGGGGCCGGGCAACATCGCCGCTGTGGCCCTGCTCGCGCCCGTGGCGCTCCCCGCCGCCGTCCGCGCGGGGGTCTCCCCGCTGCTGATGGCCATCTTGCTGTGCACTGGGGCGAACGCGGGCACCTTTTCCCCCGTCGCGGTGACGGGCAGCCTCAACGTGACGCTCTTGGAGGGCCTCGGGCTGAACGACCCCGCCCTGCCCCTCACCGTGTTCGCGGGGGTCGCCGCCCTCCAGTCCCTCAGCGCCGGGCTGGCCTACCTCCTGCTGGGGGGGCTGCGGGTCCGGGCGGGTGCGGGCGGGACGGCCGACCCTCCCGACGTTCCCCCACTGACCCCCGTGCGCCGCCTCACCCTGGCTGTCCTCGCCGCGTTCCTGGTGCTCGTGGTGCTGCTGGGCGTGAATGCCGCGGCCGCCGCCTTCGTGCTGGCGTCCCTCCTCACCCTGCTGCGGGCGGGGGACGCCGAGAGCGCCGTCCGCGACCTCCCCTGGGGCGTGATCCTGCTCGTGGGCGGGATCGGCACGCTGGTGAACCTGCTGGAGGGGACGGGCAGCCTCGACCTCGCCACCGACCTGCTCGCCCGCCTCGCGGCGCCCGGCCTCTTTCACGCCCTGCTGGCTTTTGTGGCCGGGCTGCTGAGCCTGGGCAGCTCCTCCTCCGGGGTGGTGATGCCCCTGCTCGTGCCGCTGGTACCGGACCTGCTGCACAAGGTCGGGGCGGGCAGCCTGGTGGGCGGCGTCATCGCGGTGGACGTGGGCTCCCACATGGTGGACGTGAGCCCCCTCTCGACGCTCGGGGCCCTCTGCCTGGCCGCCCTGCCCGCGGAGGTGGACCGGGCGCGGGTCTTTCGCCTGCTGCTGGCCTGGGGCCTGGCGATGGCGGTCCTGGGGGCCGGGCTCGCCTGGGTCCTGCTCGACTTGCTGTGA
- a CDS encoding AfsR/SARP family transcriptional regulator — MAGLTLRSLGHVEVLWDSLPVKWGAESARNLVFFLLARPAGPTRDEIIDALWQEDAGERSGNRFRVALHRVRAALGSPESVVEESGTYHLSDEVLRASDVFQLYASLDRAQHAQGDARFFALNRAIETYTGDFLPHLRAEWAEAAREEYRAVYTRACIERSLLHCEHLHCDLAVRDMVTALRADPYIGENHHQKLMTCLSVIEGKYAATEHYRRFVRFLHAEVGDTPMPETVALAEQVKAGEPICQRGQRADAPLTHNCPLTSDGRCAGPFADLLTLV, encoded by the coding sequence ATGGCTGGTCTGACGCTTCGGTCGCTGGGACACGTCGAAGTTCTGTGGGACAGCCTGCCCGTGAAGTGGGGGGCGGAGAGCGCGCGTAACCTCGTGTTCTTCCTGCTGGCCCGGCCCGCCGGGCCGACCCGAGACGAGATCATCGACGCGCTCTGGCAGGAGGACGCCGGAGAACGCAGCGGCAACCGTTTTCGCGTCGCGCTGCACCGCGTCCGCGCGGCCCTGGGCAGCCCCGAGAGCGTCGTGGAGGAGTCCGGCACCTACCACCTCTCGGACGAGGTGCTGCGCGCCAGCGACGTCTTCCAGCTCTACGCCTCGCTGGACCGGGCGCAACACGCGCAGGGAGACGCCCGGTTCTTCGCGCTGAACCGGGCCATCGAGACCTACACGGGGGACTTCCTGCCCCACCTGCGGGCCGAGTGGGCCGAGGCCGCCCGGGAGGAGTACCGGGCCGTGTACACGCGGGCGTGCATAGAGCGGTCCCTGCTGCACTGCGAACACCTGCACTGCGACCTCGCGGTGCGGGACATGGTGACGGCGCTGCGGGCCGACCCCTACATCGGGGAGAACCACCACCAGAAGCTGATGACCTGCCTCTCGGTGATCGAGGGCAAGTACGCGGCGACCGAGCACTACCGCCGCTTCGTGCGCTTTCTGCACGCCGAGGTAGGTGATACGCCGATGCCCGAGACGGTGGCCCTCGCCGAGCAGGTCAAGGCGGGCGAGCCGATCTGTCAGCGGGGGCAGCGGGCGGACGCGCCCCTCACCCACAACTGCCCGCTGACCAGTGACGGCAGGTGCGCCGGCCCCTTCGCGGACCTGCTGACCCTGGTCTAG
- a CDS encoding universal stress protein: protein MFRHLLVPVDHHPACHPAAHHAYDLTRALGGRVTLLHILERDTPPERTSADRHLETLAAGARRPPARVVLPVRDHDVQGAIAHYARKHAADLIVLGISGAGGLTDDALGKFAVNLARLSALPVHLTGSRPPSEAVPSRWVQVLGDRHRAAHPGVDGARSEP from the coding sequence ATGTTCCGGCACCTTCTCGTGCCCGTGGATCACCACCCCGCCTGCCACCCTGCGGCACACCACGCCTACGATCTCACCCGCGCCCTGGGTGGGCGCGTCACTCTCCTGCACATCCTGGAACGCGACACCCCCCCTGAACGGACCTCGGCGGACCGTCACCTGGAAACGCTCGCGGCGGGGGCGCGCCGCCCGCCCGCCCGGGTCGTCCTGCCCGTGAGGGATCACGACGTGCAGGGGGCCATCGCGCACTACGCCCGTAAGCACGCCGCCGACCTGATCGTCCTGGGGATCAGCGGGGCGGGGGGCCTCACCGACGACGCCCTCGGGAAGTTCGCGGTGAATCTCGCGCGGCTCAGCGCCCTGCCCGTGCACCTGACCGGAAGCCGCCCACCCTCTGAGGCCGTCCCGTCCCGCTGGGTTCAGGTGCTGGGCGACCGTCACCGTGCCGCCCATCCTGGCGTTGACGGAGCGCGGTCCGAGCCGTGA
- a CDS encoding DUF6544 family protein: MNTRHLRITAAHSAGRAARRRVGWRRPLGWSAGILAGLALLGWAGLQVQPQPFPAYPARLSTPEAVPLPAGLPAPVQRFYRQTYGEFIPVITSAVVTGRASLRFIPGGPAFPARFRFVHESGRNYRHYIEATWFGLPLLRVNESYLDGVSRQELPRPFPSSVGDPKGAQGANLGLWSETVWMPSVYLTDPRVHWTAVNDETALLSVPFGEERETYVVRFDPATGRPTLFESMRYHGPASQEKTLWLNQTLDWGEFGGMTLPRESAALWLDQGRPWAVFTTEEVVYNADVREYVRQRGQ; this comes from the coding sequence ATGAACACCCGACACCTTCGCATCACCGCCGCCCACTCCGCGGGCCGCGCCGCCCGCCGCCGTGTCGGCTGGCGCCGTCCCCTCGGGTGGAGCGCGGGTATCCTCGCCGGTCTCGCCCTGCTGGGATGGGCGGGCTTGCAGGTCCAGCCCCAGCCCTTCCCCGCGTACCCGGCCAGGCTGAGCACGCCGGAGGCGGTGCCCCTGCCCGCCGGGCTGCCTGCCCCGGTCCAGCGCTTTTACCGCCAGACGTACGGCGAGTTCATCCCGGTGATCACCTCCGCCGTGGTCACGGGCCGGGCAAGTCTACGCTTCATTCCCGGCGGCCCGGCCTTTCCCGCGCGCTTCCGCTTCGTCCATGAGTCTGGGCGGAACTACCGCCACTACATCGAGGCAACGTGGTTCGGCCTCCCCCTGCTGCGGGTGAACGAGTCGTACCTGGACGGGGTGAGTCGCCAGGAGTTGCCCCGCCCCTTCCCGTCGAGCGTCGGCGATCCCAAGGGGGCGCAGGGCGCGAACCTGGGACTGTGGTCGGAGACGGTCTGGATGCCCTCTGTGTACCTCACCGATCCCCGCGTGCACTGGACGGCCGTGAACGACGAGACGGCGCTGCTGAGCGTGCCCTTCGGAGAGGAACGCGAGACGTACGTGGTGAGGTTCGACCCCGCGACCGGACGGCCGACCCTCTTCGAGTCGATGCGTTACCACGGGCCGGCGAGCCAGGAGAAGACCCTCTGGCTCAACCAGACGCTGGATTGGGGCGAGTTCGGCGGGATGACGCTGCCGCGGGAGAGCGCGGCACTCTGGCTGGACCAGGGCCGCCCGTGGGCCGTGTTCACCACCGAGGAGGTCGTCTACAACGCCGACGTGCGCGAGTACGTGCGGCAGAGGGGGCAGTGA
- a CDS encoding 2-oxo acid dehydrogenase subunit E2 has product MSRSPSHVFPFPRSRQVVVDAARFARHRPTIRGLIEVDVTSARERLRQHHAATGETRSFTAFIASCLAHAVDADRSLHAYRDGRGRIVVFDDVDVGVIVEVTAQGRSFPLAHILRAANRRSLRELHDELRAVQAHPGASPSGRQARLADLFLRLPGPVRRAVYSWVSRHPHVWKARFGTVGLTCLGMFGPGGGWGLALPVHTLSVTVGGIGEKPAVVDGRIVPRELLSLTLDFDHDLVDGAPAARFARDLRERLERAEGLENLAGATTRSEMEAV; this is encoded by the coding sequence ATGAGCCGAAGCCCCTCCCACGTCTTCCCCTTCCCCCGCTCGCGGCAGGTGGTCGTGGACGCGGCGCGTTTCGCTCGGCACAGGCCCACCATTCGCGGCCTGATCGAGGTGGACGTGACCTCCGCCCGCGAGCGGTTGCGGCAGCACCACGCGGCCACCGGGGAGACGCGCTCCTTCACCGCTTTCATCGCTTCCTGCCTGGCCCATGCCGTGGACGCCGACCGGAGCCTGCACGCCTACCGCGACGGGCGGGGCCGCATCGTCGTGTTCGACGACGTGGACGTGGGCGTCATCGTCGAGGTCACGGCCCAGGGTCGGTCCTTTCCACTCGCCCACATCCTGCGCGCGGCGAACCGCCGTTCCCTGCGTGAGCTGCACGACGAGTTGCGCGCGGTGCAGGCCCACCCGGGGGCGAGTCCCAGCGGGCGGCAGGCGCGGCTGGCCGACCTGTTCTTGCGGCTGCCCGGTCCCGTGCGGCGCGCCGTCTACAGCTGGGTGAGCCGCCACCCCCACGTGTGGAAGGCGCGATTCGGCACCGTGGGCCTGACCTGCCTGGGGATGTTCGGCCCGGGGGGCGGCTGGGGCCTGGCCCTGCCCGTCCACACACTGTCGGTCACCGTCGGCGGCATCGGGGAGAAACCCGCGGTCGTGGACGGGAGAATCGTGCCACGCGAGTTGCTGAGCCTGACGCTGGATTTCGACCACGACCTCGTGGACGGCGCGCCCGCCGCCCGCTTCGCGCGGGACCTGCGCGAACGGCTGGAGCGCGCCGAGGGCCTGGAGAACTTGGCCGGGGCCACGACCCGGTCCGAGATGGAGGCCGTATGA
- a CDS encoding DUF4342 domain-containing protein, giving the protein MTDQTKTAPQNTPAQAPPPVVEELEVTGAELVAQVRHLAREGNARRVTIFSEEGEELLSMSLTLGTVAGGLVVLSAPALAALGALAALVTHVKVVVTRDTPDAGPPVRADP; this is encoded by the coding sequence ATGACGGACCAGACGAAGACGGCCCCGCAAAACACGCCCGCCCAGGCCCCGCCTCCGGTTGTGGAGGAGCTGGAGGTGACCGGCGCGGAACTCGTGGCGCAGGTGCGCCACCTCGCCCGCGAGGGAAATGCCCGGCGGGTCACCATTTTCAGCGAGGAGGGCGAGGAGCTGCTCAGCATGTCCCTCACCCTGGGCACCGTGGCGGGCGGCCTGGTGGTGCTCTCCGCGCCCGCCCTCGCCGCGCTGGGGGCGCTGGCGGCCCTGGTGACCCACGTGAAGGTCGTGGTGACCCGGGACACGCCGGACGCGGGGCCTCCGGTTCGCGCTGATCCCTGA